The sequence AGGCCCGTCCCGCGCCGCTGGTGCTGATCATGGGATTGATGAACACCCGTGAGCCGGCCGCCGTGCTGGCGCCGTTCGCCGGCATGGCCAAGGAGGTGCTGACGCTCACCATTCCGGGCGAGACCAATGCCCACAAGGCGGACTACATTGCCCAAGAGGCCCGCAAGGCCGGTTTCAAGGCCCGCCGGATGCGCTCGGTGGTGACGGCCCTCCGGGCCGCAGCCGACGTCCCCAATGCCCGCGTCCTGATCTGCGGCTCGCTCTACCTGGCCGGCGATGTGCTGGCACGGAATGGGACGCCGCCGGATTGAGTTTGACGGGTTCCCGAGGGCCCCAAGCTCGGGGTTCCTGACTCACCCCCACCCTTGATCCCTCCCCACAAGGGGGAGGGAGACGATGAACTTAGGCATCGGAGCTGGCGCCTCCCTCCCCTTGATGGGGAGGGAATGAGGGTGGGGTGACGAGAGCCACAAAGGGAGGCCCTCAATACCTCCCCTGCTCGCTGCCCACGAACGGATCCACCGGGCTGGTGCCGGCAAAGGCCTGGCGGCCCATGAGGCATTCCAGGGCAGCGGCCTGCAGCGCTTCGCTCGAGCCATAGACGTTGACATAGGTGGGCACGCGCGGGGCGTCGTAGAGGTAGTAGGGATAGCCGAACGAGACCATCACCGTGGGAATGTCATGCCAATGGCGGCTCATGGCGCCGAAGACCGAGCCGGTCAGCCGGGTCCAGTCCAGGAAGATGCGGCTGCGGGTGAGGACGGTTTCTTCGGCGAAAAGATAGAGCACCAGGTCGAAGTTGCGGGGGCTCACCTCCATGCCGGCTTCATAGACCGTCACCTCGAAGCCCTCCTCTTCGAGCCGCTTTGGCAAGCTCAGGGGCAGTGGGTGGGGCACGAAGGGCAGGATGACGCCACCCGAATAGACCAGTACGCGCTTGGTCTTGGCCGGTGACAGCGGCAGCAGGTTCCTGATGTCCTTGACCAGCGTGGGGACCCGTGCGGTGACGCCTTGGGCGATCAGCCGGTTCTCCTCGGTGGCCACGACGCGGCGCGCCGCATCGAGATTGGGTTCAGGGCGATCGGCTTTGTGGAGACCCAGGGCTGCCTTGAGCGCCAGGACGCGCGTCACCGCCTCGTCGACCCGCTCCTGGCTCAGCCGGCCATCGGCGACGGCCTTGACCAGCCGCATCAGGTCGCCATTGGGATCGTCCGAGAAGAGGATCACATCGCAGCCCGAGATGATGACCTCGGGCAGCACCTCGTCACGCGGGCCCCAGTCACCCATGCCTGCCATCGGAGTGGCGTCGGAGACGATGAGGCCGTTGAACCCCAGCTCGCGGCGCAGCAGGTCCTGGTTCAGCAGCTTGCTTAGCGACGCGGGGCGGTAGGCTTCGGCGCCGGCATCGGGATCGATGGCACGTGCGAAAGCCGGCAGGGCAATATGGGCGGACATGACGCTCATTACGCCGGCTTGGATGGCCTTGCGATAGAGCCGGCCGAAGCTGGCTTCCCATTCGGGCATCGAAAGCGGATTGACCGTGGTCACCAGATGCTGGTCGCGGTCGTCATAACCCTCGCCGGGCCAGTGCTTGACGGTCGCCGCCACGCCGTTGGCCTGGAAGGCGGCGATCTGCGCCAGTGCGTGGCGCTCGACCTTGTCGATGTCGCTGCCATAGGAACGGGTACCGACAATGGCGCTGCGCCAGGCGGCGTTGATATCGATGACCGGGGTAAAGCTCCAGTTAAGCCCGACCGCATGGGCCTCGCGCGCCATGATCGTCGAGATGGCTGTGGTGGCTTCGACGTCATCGACCGCCGCCAGCCCGAGCGGATTGGGCACCGGCGTGCCCAGGGGCAGGCTCATGCGGCTGCCTTCGAGATCGGCACTGACCAGCAAGGGCACGGCGCTCAGCGTGCCCAGGTCGCGCGCCAGCTCGATTTCGGCATGGAGGTCGTCGCTATAGATGCGGGTGATACCGCCGGGCCGGAAGCTCCGGACACTTTCCGCCGCTTCCGCCGGGGAACCTCGCTCGAGCAGCACGAAGAGCTGGGACAGCTTGTCCCGTGGCGTAAAGGCATCGCGCGTCGCCGCGACCCAGGCCATGGCCTCGTCATCAAGATTGAACGGGGCGGCGGAAAGGTCGATCGGGGCCAAGGGTACATCCTCTGTTTTGTCTGCTTCTAGCACTCAAAGGATCAAGGCGGCAAAGTCATGACGGGGAATGAAACGGCAGTCGAGGCTCGGAATCGAGCCCGCGGCCCCACCCCCTCCTACCTCCCCCATCAGAAGGGGAGGTTTCTCTCCACTCGGAGGCACAATCGCGGCCAGCCACAGATCGGCACCTCCCCTTGACGGGGGAGGTTGGGAGGGGGTGGATGGCGGGCGCGATGACGGCGATGGCCCGGCCTAGTTGAACACCCGGCGGCACTTGAACTGGCCGAATTCGACCCAGCCGGTGGCGAGGACCTGGCCCCGGAAGCTCACCCAGCATTCGTCCAGCGAAACCGGGGCGCCTGCGCCGGTCAGCAGCACTGGATTGCCATGGCGGACGGCGGTCGCCTGCTGCGGGTCCAGGCGGATCTCGGGCAGGTCGGCAAAGCCCGCCGCAACCGGCTTGAGCAGCGCATCGCGCGCTTCGGGCGGCAGGGCCTCGAGCTGGTCGATGGTGAGGGCGTCAGCGTCGTGGAACGGCCCCACCGCGGCGCGATGCAGCATGCCGACATGGCCGCGCGTATCGAGGGCTTCGGCGATATCGCGCGCCAGCGAGCGCACATAGGTGCCCTTGCCGCAGGTGACTTCGAGCACCGACTTTTCGTTGCCATGCTCGATGAGCGCTATGGCATCGACGTCGATCTGTCGCGGCGGAAGGTCCACCGCTTCGCCCGCCCGCGCCAGGTCGTAGGCGCGTTCGCCATCGACCTTGAGCGCCGAATAGATCGGCGGGCGCTGCCAGATGGTGCCGGTGAATTGCGGCAGCACGGCTTCCAGCGCCGCCTGGCTGGGCCGGATATCGGATGTCGCCACGACGCTGCCTTCGGCATCATCGGTCGTGGTGGCGCTGCCCCACTTGATGGCGAAGCGATAGACCTTGGTCCCTTCCTGCACCTGGGGCACGGCCTTGGTGGCCTCGCCCAACGCGATCGGCAGGATGCCGGTGGCCAGCGGGTCGAGCGTGCCGGCATGGCCGGCCTTGGCGGCGCCAAACAGCCAGCGCACCTTGCCCACCGCCTGGGTAGAGGTCATGTCATAGGGCTTGTCGAGCACCACCCAACCGGAAATGGCGCGCTTGGTCCGCTTGGGGTGGCTCACTCGGTCTCGCCGTCTTCGTCGCTCAGGTCGCGCTGCACCTTGTCGGAGCGCAGCAGGCTGTCGATGCGGCTGGCCTCCTCGAACGTGTCGTCGACATAGAAGCGCACTTCGGGCGCAAACTTCATGTTGATCTGCGGCGCCACACGGCCGCGCACGAACTTGCGGTGCCGGTTGAGGGCCGCCACGATCTCCTCGGCATGCATGCCGCCCAGCGGCATGATGTAGGCATTGGCGATCTTGAGGTCGGGGGTCATGCGCACTTCGGGCACGGTAATGACCGCGCCGCGCAGGGCGTCGTCCTCGATCTCGCCCCGGGCGAACATGGCGGCCAGCGCGTGGCGCACCAGTTCGCCGACGCGCAGCATGCGCTGGCTTGGGCCGGTTGGTCTGTTGTCTTTGCTCATTGGGCGGGATTAGGCCTTCCCCGCGCCGCCGTCAATCGGCGAGGGCCAGGCTGGCTTCGGCCTGCAGCTGCTCCGCCCGCGCCTTGAGCACATCGGTGCTGACAGGCCAGGTTTCCGGATTGGACGGGTCGAACAGGGGCCCGCGCCATTCCTGGTAGGCGATGGCAACGCCCTTTTCGGTCTTGGAAAAGGCCATGACCATGACCTCGCCCTGGCCCTGGTAGCCCTCCAGGCGATCCAGATAGGCACCGCAGACATAGCCGAGCGCGGCCAGGTCGTCGCCATTGTCCTCACCGAACTGGAAGAAGCCGCTGAGCTTGGGATTGCAGGTCTGGCTGTAGCCATACATCACCGCGCTGCGATAGTCGGTCAGCGGCCGGCTGGCTTCGAGCGTTATGCGCGCGCCATAGAGCGTGGTCCACTGCTCGGGTGTCTCACCCTTGGGATAGATTTCGAGCAGGGCCTGGGTGGGGTCGGAGCGGAAGCTGGTTTCGACCAGCGGCTGGACATTGCCAGAGAGGCGCTCAGCCGGGGTCAGCCAGTCGGGCAGCGGCAGGGTGAACTTGTGCCCGACCGAGGTCAGGACCAGGGCATTGCCTTCCTCGACGAGAGGGGCCTCGGTGACCACCTGGGCAAAGGCCGGGGCCGGGCCGGCAAGAAGCAGGAAAACTGCCAGCATGCTGCGAGCAAAAGTCATGTTTGCTTGGGTCTCCTCAGCCCCATGTCTTGCCTATGCCGTCGAGCCTTATGGGGGAGGCGGAGGCTGGGCAAGTCAAATTATATCGATTGCGGTAAACGCGCTCAGCTGCGCAGCCCGCCGCGGCCACCTTCGGGCAGCACCCGGTGAGGCGGCTGGTGGCCATCCATGAAGGCCCGGATATTGACGATGACGGTCTCGCCCATCTCGATGCGGGCCTCCAGCGTTGCCGAGGCCATGTGGGCGGTCAGCACCACCTTATTGGCTTCGGCCAAGGCCAGCAGGCGCGGGTCGATTCCACGTTTGTTTTCAAACACATCGAGTGCTGCGCCGCTCAGGTGTCCGCTTTCGATGGCCGCGATCAGAGCCGCTTCGTCGACCAGTTCGGGCCTGGACACATTGACCACGAAACTCCCCGGCCGCATCCGCGCGAGCCGCTCGGCGGAAAGGATATGGAAGGTTTCGCGGGTGTGAGGCGTGTGCAAGGAGACGATATCGACGGCTTCCACCATGGCGTCGAGATCGTGCCAATAGGTGGCCTCGAGCGGATTTTCGAGGCCCGGCGGGCGGCGATTGCGCGAGAAATAGTGGATGTTGAGGCCGAAGGCCTTGGCGCGCTGGGCGACGGCCGTGCCGATGCGACCCATGCCGACAATGCCCAGCGCCTTGCCACGCAGCCGATGGCCGAGCATTGAGGTGGGCGACCAGCCGGCCCAGACCCCGTCGCGCACCAGCATCTGAGTGCCCTCGACAAGTCGGCGGGGCAGAGCCAGCATCAGCACCATGGCCATGTCGGCCGTGTCCTCGGTGAGCACCGATGGCGTGTTGGTCACGGTCAGGCCAGCGGCCCAGGCGGCCTCGATGTCGATATTGTCGACGCCATTGCCGAACTGGGCGATCAGCCGCACGCTCTTGGGCAGGCGGGCGATAAGGTCGGCATCGATGCGGTCGGTGATGGACGAGACCAGCACATCCTGGCCCTCGAGCCCGGCGATGATGTCGTCCGAGGTCAACATGACATCGCCTTCGTTGACGTGAGTCTCGAACAGCGTCGCCATGCGCGCCTCGATGGTCTCGGGCAGGCGCCGCGTCACGAGAATATTGGGTTTCTGGCTGGTCATATGTTCCGCAGGCGGGGGCGCTACGGGGTGTGGAAAACCCACCCTTCAGTGCCCATTAAGGATCATTGGCTAGTGATAGGGCAATTCATTTGTTACGCAAAGTCATGTTTGACGAGACCCTGCGCGGCGCCCTCGGCCGCATGTTCATCGCCCTTTGCCGCCGCCTGCCCTGGATCATGCTGGCGCTCGCCCTGCTGGCGCCGGCGGCCTCCGCACAGTCGGCCAATCCGAGCGGCTTGCCCCTGCCGCGCTTTGCCACGACGCGATCCGAACCGATCAATGTCCGCGTCGGCCCGGGCCAGAAATACGACATTGCCTGGACCTACCTCAAATCGGGCATTCCGGTGGAGATCGTCCAGGAATTCGATACCTGGCGCAAGATTCGCGATGTGGATGGCACAGAGGGATGGATCCACCAGAACCTGCTAGCCGGCACCCGCGCCGGCTATGTGACGCCGCTGATCGCCAATGGCGAAATCGCCCTGCGGGCCGGCAAATCGGACGAAGCCGGTGTGCGCGCCCGGCTGGGACCGGGGCTCAAGGTCACCATTACCGAATGCGATGGTGCGTGGTGCCAGGTCAGCGCCGCCGGGCAGGACGCGGCACAGCGCGGCAGCACCTATACGGGATACCTGCACCAGGAAGAGCTCTGGGGTGTCTATCCGGACGAAGTGTTCGACTAGCCCAGTTCCGCCAGGGCATTGGCCGTCTGGCGCGCGACGCGCACCGCATCATCCTGCTTGGGACAGGTAGCGCAGTAGCGGCCGGGGTCGATGCGATAGTCGAGGCAACAGCCCTTGCGCCTGACGATCAGCAGGCGATGGCCGCCGGCCTTGACCGGCTCCAGCGTGCCCTGCCCGCTCAGGCCCAGACCCTCGAGCCAGCGGGCCGCATAGGTCTCGATCGTCTCGGTCGACAGGTCGCGCCGGCGCTGGCCGAGCCAGAGCATCAGGCTGAGCATCCGGTCGGCCAGCAGGCGCCGCGCCGGAAGGGGCCGGAGCCTGGCCTGCCTGTTGACTTCATCCAGCATGGTCGCGGCCATGGCGGTCAATTGCCCCGCCGCATTGTCGATCAATTGCTCGACGGTTCCTTGGGCCTGCGCGCCCGGCAGCAGGCGATAGCCATCGACATAGACGCCGCGCCGCTGCTGGGCGAGGCCGGACAAATCCGGCATCGCCCCATGGATGTGGGCGGCGATCACGGCCAGGTAGGCGGGTTGCCAGATCAGGTTGGTCCAGAGGCGGACCGCGTGGAAGGCCGGTCCGGCCTGGGGATAGGTGGCAGCCAGGGCGGCATGCAGCTCGGCCAGCATGGCGGAATTGTCGGCGCCGGGTTGATACCAGCCCGGACGCGTCGGGCCGGGTTCGCCCTTCATGAAGCCGGTGAGTTGCGCCGCCGTCGCGATCAACCGCGTCGTGGCGGCGTCGCCGGTATCTTGGGCAAAAAGGAAGGAGCGAGCCATGGCCGCCCTTCTAGCGCCCCCACTGCCACGAGAAAAGCCTCAGGCCGCCGCCTTGGCCGCGGCAATCGTGGCGCGCACCGCATCCACGTCGGTCAGGGTGATCTCGTATTCGCGCTCGATGGCGGTGCCGCCCATGCCGACATGGGGATTGCGGAAGTACATGGCCGATTTGACCGTGTGGAGGGCTGCGAAGTGCATTTCGTCGACACCTGTAGCCTGCCGTACCCGGGCGATATTGTTGGCGTCGAGGGCGCCGCAGGCCATGATGACGATGCGGCCATCGGCGCGGGCCTGCGTGTCCCTCAGAATATCGATGCCCTCGATGGCGGTGTCGCGCTGGCCGCTGGTCAGCACCCGGTCGACGCCGCAACGCACGAGGGCCTCCAGAGCTTCGCGGTAGTCGGCCGTCATGTCGAAGGCGCGGTGGCAGGTGACCTTGAGTGGCCGGGCGGCGTCGACGAGCGCCTTGGTCCTGGCCTCGTCGATGCGGCCATCCGCGGTCAGGCAGCCGATGACGACGCCAGCCACGCCCAGTTCGCGCAT comes from Devosia oryziradicis and encodes:
- a CDS encoding glycoside hydrolase family 3 protein, whose protein sequence is MAWVAATRDAFTPRDKLSQLFVLLERGSPAEAAESVRSFRPGGITRIYSDDLHAEIELARDLGTLSAVPLLVSADLEGSRMSLPLGTPVPNPLGLAAVDDVEATTAISTIMAREAHAVGLNWSFTPVIDINAAWRSAIVGTRSYGSDIDKVERHALAQIAAFQANGVAATVKHWPGEGYDDRDQHLVTTVNPLSMPEWEASFGRLYRKAIQAGVMSVMSAHIALPAFARAIDPDAGAEAYRPASLSKLLNQDLLRRELGFNGLIVSDATPMAGMGDWGPRDEVLPEVIISGCDVILFSDDPNGDLMRLVKAVADGRLSQERVDEAVTRVLALKAALGLHKADRPEPNLDAARRVVATEENRLIAQGVTARVPTLVKDIRNLLPLSPAKTKRVLVYSGGVILPFVPHPLPLSLPKRLEEEGFEVTVYEAGMEVSPRNFDLVLYLFAEETVLTRSRIFLDWTRLTGSVFGAMSRHWHDIPTVMVSFGYPYYLYDAPRVPTYVNVYGSSEALQAAALECLMGRQAFAGTSPVDPFVGSEQGRY
- the truB gene encoding tRNA pseudouridine(55) synthase TruB, producing the protein MSHPKRTKRAISGWVVLDKPYDMTSTQAVGKVRWLFGAAKAGHAGTLDPLATGILPIALGEATKAVPQVQEGTKVYRFAIKWGSATTTDDAEGSVVATSDIRPSQAALEAVLPQFTGTIWQRPPIYSALKVDGERAYDLARAGEAVDLPPRQIDVDAIALIEHGNEKSVLEVTCGKGTYVRSLARDIAEALDTRGHVGMLHRAAVGPFHDADALTIDQLEALPPEARDALLKPVAAGFADLPEIRLDPQQATAVRHGNPVLLTGAGAPVSLDECWVSFRGQVLATGWVEFGQFKCRRVFN
- the rbfA gene encoding 30S ribosome-binding factor RbfA, coding for MSKDNRPTGPSQRMLRVGELVRHALAAMFARGEIEDDALRGAVITVPEVRMTPDLKIANAYIMPLGGMHAEEIVAALNRHRKFVRGRVAPQINMKFAPEVRFYVDDTFEEASRIDSLLRSDKVQRDLSDEDGETE
- a CDS encoding 2-hydroxyacid dehydrogenase — its product is MTSQKPNILVTRRLPETIEARMATLFETHVNEGDVMLTSDDIIAGLEGQDVLVSSITDRIDADLIARLPKSVRLIAQFGNGVDNIDIEAAWAAGLTVTNTPSVLTEDTADMAMVLMLALPRRLVEGTQMLVRDGVWAGWSPTSMLGHRLRGKALGIVGMGRIGTAVAQRAKAFGLNIHYFSRNRRPPGLENPLEATYWHDLDAMVEAVDIVSLHTPHTRETFHILSAERLARMRPGSFVVNVSRPELVDEAALIAAIESGHLSGAALDVFENKRGIDPRLLALAEANKVVLTAHMASATLEARIEMGETVIVNIRAFMDGHQPPHRVLPEGGRGGLRS
- a CDS encoding SH3 domain-containing protein, which codes for MFDETLRGALGRMFIALCRRLPWIMLALALLAPAASAQSANPSGLPLPRFATTRSEPINVRVGPGQKYDIAWTYLKSGIPVEIVQEFDTWRKIRDVDGTEGWIHQNLLAGTRAGYVTPLIANGEIALRAGKSDEAGVRARLGPGLKVTITECDGAWCQVSAAGQDAAQRGSTYTGYLHQEELWGVYPDEVFD
- a CDS encoding siderophore ferric iron reductase; its protein translation is MARSFLFAQDTGDAATTRLIATAAQLTGFMKGEPGPTRPGWYQPGADNSAMLAELHAALAATYPQAGPAFHAVRLWTNLIWQPAYLAVIAAHIHGAMPDLSGLAQQRRGVYVDGYRLLPGAQAQGTVEQLIDNAAGQLTAMAATMLDEVNRQARLRPLPARRLLADRMLSLMLWLGQRRRDLSTETIETYAARWLEGLGLSGQGTLEPVKAGGHRLLIVRRKGCCLDYRIDPGRYCATCPKQDDAVRVARQTANALAELG
- a CDS encoding copper homeostasis protein CutC; this translates as MASHPFKIEICVEGIDGLVAAQTAGADRVELCASLLEGGLTPSLGVVREALRVATIPFHVIIRPRGGDFLYSELEFATMLDDVKAMRELGVAGVVIGCLTADGRIDEARTKALVDAARPLKVTCHRAFDMTADYREALEALVRCGVDRVLTSGQRDTAIEGIDILRDTQARADGRIVIMACGALDANNIARVRQATGVDEMHFAALHTVKSAMYFRNPHVGMGGTAIEREYEITLTDVDAVRATIAAAKAAA